Genomic window (Vigna radiata var. radiata cultivar VC1973A chromosome 1, Vradiata_ver6, whole genome shotgun sequence):
TTATTCACATAATtgtgaaaaaaatcattttttattgataaaatttagtttagtttcaagcttttttttaatagacgtttttaattaaattttcattaaatatgattttttttaatacttaaaaattatatattgttcGGTTGATTATCtgtaatttaaacttttttagtGACAACTTTTATTCTGTTCCGTCATCTCTTACGTATGTTTTTGtgataaaaattatgatttggtgtgattaatataaaattatattgagtaataaaaaatatttgttattttacaggaactttaatattattttaattaattacaaaacttcgaaaattttcaaaatgtaaaaataaataaataatatgacaAGATAAATTGGGCTTATACCATATTAGGAGTGAGATTTAAAGTGTAATTTAAACATGTAAAATCAATTTGTAAGATGAGGATCGTACTTTACTCATATAATACGATGTGAGACTTTTAATATACcagataaaaataacaatttataagagagatttaaaacataattaaatataataaataaatttcattttcgtaTTGAAACCCACAATGTGGTGGGATTTGGATGATTTAGGTTTTGAGAGAATGAAAAGTGCTTTTGTATAGAAAGCTACACCCACCCACTCCCACTACTTAATTATAGTATCTATCAACATTGTTGGATTTGGAGATTATAaacttctttatttcatttcataataTCATGAAGCTAAAAATAATCAAGCAACACTActatgtgtttatgtgtttatatatgattttagtttatataattccaatcatatatataattagattttattgtCTGCCACATAAATATAATACCACCATTATTGAAGGGGTGGGTTCCAACTCAAAGGACAAAAAATCATTGTACTTTGGGCCATAGCAATGACCAGGGTTGTAtacataaaacatatttaacaaaaaaagaaaaaaaaaaaacacctccCTCCAAATAATGTAATTAGGTTTGAGTTGAATCTAAATATATAGGTTAGCTATggtattagtttataaaattaaatatatttttatttctaagtttttggtaaaaattagaatcagttttttttttttcaaaattgtatataaattagtcatttatttttaaaaatgtgcgaatctaattattttaatcagataaatttatttcatattttaaacacGATTTTCAactaatatcaaataaaaaatgtattaactgtatttgtcataaaatatgtttgaaaaaacatcgaataaatttaataaaattttgttaaagaaaCTAGATCTACACATTATTAAATTTGAGGAACTAAATTGAGTCAAGATGGACTAATTcaatttggataaaaaaaatatttaattttaatttataaaatttcattaaaattggaatttaacTCTGATACAGTttgatattcaaattttaaaaataattaattataacctacttaatctaattatattaattttttttaatatctcaaACAGTGTTTTAAGATAACGTTTGAATTATTAATACTATTTCCGGttcaaatatgaatataaaacattatttaatacataaaaaaaagtaatgctGTTGAGTTAAACTGtctatatttattcattttaaagtttaaaaacaaaaatatatcaaattttgaaaccgaaaaaaaattcaattttaatttagtataataACAAACCTATTTAAACCAAAGATTTATTATGCTTGCATATCGGAGAATACATTGTGAAAGATGCTTGCActcttgagaaaaaaaatgcaaggaAATGTGTGTGTGAATCATAGACACGTATATAGTTGAATATGCAATGTACATGATAGGTCCAAATCTATCAATTTTTTCATACGTAAGTTTAATCATTACTTACTTGACTAAAtacaaatgattaaatatgacATAATCAATTTTGTTTAACGATAATTAATCATGGTTGCAAATCATCATAgtttatatatgtattgttatttgATTTAGGTGTAAGGATTGgttattaattacattaaaaattatagggttaaatatgtttttagtccctatattttggggctattttggttttaatctctctttcaaactaaggtacaatttagtccttcaactttagaaaactctggtattagtttttttatttttttaattttatttgttgtttcaaacacgtttctcagttgATGTgttagtgtaaacaatccagatgttataatgaaacgtgcttgaaacaacaaataaagttaaaaaaatttggtaaaaatgactaaaaccagagttttctaaagttgaaggactaaattgtaccttagtttgaaagaggggctaaaaccaaaatcgttctaaagtatagagactaaaaacatatttaacccaaaattatatattatctctctctttttcttttaattcacgtttacaaaattttctttcatttatctTATCCTTTCATTATCTTTACTTAATGAAAACATGTTGGAATTATTTTCCTTCTCTGTTTTGTCTCTATTTTGTGGAAAAGACTGGAAGGATTAATTGTGAGGGTGAGAATACGAATTATTAGGTATCGATACCATTGATTTTTGAATAATACGATGCTCTCTTTGacctaaagaaattaaataaaaaatgacgaAAAAAAAAGGCTTGATAAAGTAAAcacatatatatttgataaacataacttttgtttattttatttttttaaattcataaaataaataaattattatattgtgCGATTGATTAATTCCAACAAGTTCAACTTTTATATGAAACTATCACTAAGATACATAATTTACTATGATATCAAGATACATAATAGACTATCATATTATAGATCTCTcaatattttatagtaaaaatttaataataacgagatttgaattatataaaataatatattaattctaatataaaattttaacacaataaatttataagtacTGTATTTTATAATGTGTTCCATTTTATCGAATGtgaaattagtaattaataaattttttaagttagcATAAGAGAGAGTATGAATgctgataaaagaaaaagaaaattgagtaTTGAGTGATGGATATACAAACCTAAAGGTGCGATTCTCACATGAATTTGTTTTGTGGTGCCTAAGAATTTGGCGCcctttatataaagttttaacaACCTTAATGATTGATATCTTAGAAACACTAGTTATCAACTTTTGACCAATTCAAAATGCagtgaatttaaaaagaataataatataagaataaaattattataaaataacatgtttACTGGAAAAGTTCTTAAAAATAACAGTATATAAGAAATCAAATTAGAGAGTTTGCGTTCAGGAAATCCCTTCCTCTAAGATTACATTTAACTAATAAAGTCAATTATTTACTTAATAACTTAAGGTTTTCATGGCTATTTAATTAAAGAGTGGTTAGTACAATTGTCTAACATATTTGAATtcaattattaacatttttgaATTCAAGAGTGGTTATAGTAGAATTGTTTAGAGATGTAGCGTATGATTTTCATGCCTATTTTCTTGTACAATGATTCTTTATCGTACTCTGCAAAACCTCGGAAATAAAGTAATTGATAGGTGTCCAATTTTCTTTGTTAGACTTAGACGTATCcttatctaaaaaatattacaaatacaaCACTTCAAAATGAAATGCAAGTGGAGAGATAAAGCAAGTGACACATTTTCAATTAGCAAAATTACTTTcgtatttttaagaaaaaaagaagtaaaaaactAATGAgattaagaaagaaattaatattatttttaattaatttgagatttctatcataattttttacacacacatatatatatatatatatatatatatatatattaatggatAATcgaataacaaataaataatttgtcaaACTAATCACAAATTTTTCAATAACAGATATTTTGGACACTCGTTACACATAGAGTGAAGGATTGgtgttattgtcttcctccaggatccgtTACCAGTTGGGAATATCAGAAGCATAAGTTTCTAGACAAATTCTTTCCTGATATGTACTTTacaacatcaatatcaggaaccatcattccagactccttgtatgcctccaccgATTCAGGAACCACAACAATTGCAGTTTtcatgagcctcaagcttatgttccaaacatctacaataacatacaaccacaacagaaaaatcaaaagcaacaacaacaatagaCACCTGTCAAATTTTCTACTTCTTCTAAacctacattgaatgagttgtggggaCAAATGACCACGCAGTGCACCAAGGcataacaaccaaattttaatcaattttcaatattcaaagaattaattaaaacacATAATTTGTTTACTAAacattcaataataattttaaataattctattaGAATCTATTTGTGAAGATAGATTACTttaatatcaaaaaataaattttaaaccttatttctataaattacgtatttaatatattctaaattaatctTATGATTGGTTGGAACACTTTCCCACCCACAGTAcatcttaaatatttatgtatgtataatttttcaaaacttttatacAGTAAAATTTTGCATGTTCTAAGTTAGGACCAGTTTCTCTTATATATACAAGGCTACACCTTCATAGCAAAGATACGAACTTCATATACTTCCTTCTGTGTGTGACATTGCAGGTACTAAATATGGAGTCTACTGAGGAAGGAAGCCATGAAAAATGGAAGGGGAAGGCCATAGCAGAAGTAAAAGGAGTGAAAGCAGAAAAGGTTTGGCCTCTTTTGGAGGATTTCTTCGGCCTGAGCAAGTGGTATCCCACACCGATGTGCATTCCCGTCGAAGGAATCTCTGGAATACCAGGCTGTGTGCGTTTCTGCGGTGGTTTCAAGACGCCGGTGGACGATGATGCCAAAAAATCTATGAACTGGACCAAGCAGAAGCTGTTATCCATCGACCCTGCTCGATGGACTTTTACGTACTGTATTGTGGACAGCAACGTTGGCTTTCACTCCTACCTTGCAACCTGGACAGTTAGGCCAACCGCTGAAGGGTGTGAAGTTGAGTGGCTCTACGAAGTCGAACCGGTTCAAGGCTGGAAACTTGAATATCTTGAATCCTTCGTAGACAAAGGCTTGCATGCCATGGCTAAGAACATGGAACAAGGTTTGAAGAACATGGAAGAAGCACTCAAGTCCCACAAAGGACAAACATAGATAATGTTATGTTTGTgctgtgttttgtttttctttttctatcaataaatattaatgattaatattttgtCAGTATAAAAGTTGAACTCataatctttattatatatatacatatatatatatatatatatatatatatatatatatatatatatatatatatatatatatatatacacacacacgtgtgtgtgtgtgttcaCATAAGTTCtttcagtttaatattttttttatagattgtTTGCGAATTTATGGAAATTTCTTAgtataatttacaatttagagataaaaaataagatttatttatagtatatataagtatatttatacataatctttacttttgtaaattaatcttgtaaagaaataataattagattTGAAGTGACTTTCTAAGTTGTTACTGAGTACttgttttaaaaagataatgatatttttatattcaattttttttattctcatttgatgttatttttttattgttttttttctttataaatacaaaaattaatttttttataacaacttTACCTTTAAATAAGGGTGAAATTGtgtctaacaacaatttttttttataataaaaagatttatacTGGTTTCTACAGTATTGTGTGTTGTATTGCAAAAATTTAGAGtttcaaaagttttaatttttttaagattaaaaatgacatttattaacttttaatatctcgttgttatttatatatttgttatccCGTCACAACTATTTCTAGCTAATTAGATCTGTATTATAGGTTGGTTTTGgtaatttaacttttgtttggaaaataaaaaagatgggGAATGAGTGTTTATTagaactgataaaaaaaatcataaatttgggagaatttatgagaaattaaatttagggttaaatatgtttttactctcTATACTTTGAGacagattttggttttagtctattttaaaactatgatacaatttagtcctttaactttagaaaattctgattttaattatttttatcaaattttttaaactttatctATTGTTTCAAacactaaaactaaaattttctaAGATTAAAAAACTAgattatagtttgaaaatggattaaaaccaaaatcgtatATCAAAGTatagagattaaaaacatatttaagctttaaatttaaaataactagaTAGCACTTTTATTTAAGTAGTTAttcaaataaagtttttaagGCAATGCTggaataaaaacttttttttttatttattaattttgcatGAAATAGTACAGAACAACAAAAGGGACCAATTAGAAAAACTGCAGTACTTTAGCCCTGCCAAAGTTGATAATGTGTGGTCAgcataatatttgtatttgcaaatttttatttttccaagaGAGCACGtgattcttaattaaaaataaaaataaaaaataaaacgagTTTGTTTGTTTGGGTGACTTGGCTATGTTTAACAACACCAATTCAACTCATGATTATCAAGTTTGAATTATCAACCTCTGTTTTTCTTGTCAGTCACTTATGTGGTCACTATTACTGACGCCTGTTACTACCATTATTGTCctgattataaatataaataagaacaaaaaataaataacaaaaattagaacACAATTATTTgactaaaatacaaataaaaaagaattattttacttattagcaataattatttgtttattaatattaattattttacatatttcatACCGATTTTATAACTTATGTAGAAAgaaatatagtataaatgtATGATGtagaaaataacatattatactAGAATAATAGAGGTAGGaagatgtttaaaatattttatgaaattcctttttcttctctcaaatACAAAAGACCTGCTTTTTTTCTTGTTGTGAAtgtgattttgtgtttttttcttataaactcATTTATTAAGTACAACTATATTCTTTTTGTTGGCTTGTTGTTCTCACATgatctcttttttctttcgtgatattttttaatagtgattttttcttaattttatattattttttttcttttgcaatttcAATGAAGTTggttttttttggtttaataggttcggaggtctcTATATTTGGAgctttgtttcaattgggtcctccaatttttgaagtgatcaattaggtccctaattttatcaatttgaatcaataaaagtctttctgttaaatgcagttaaaaGTTTTTGAACacgtggcacgctgacgcttccagatggcatcgtttcaagtgcatagggtggattataaaaggatgaaatccctaaattaaaagggtgtatttgaaggtgaaatccctaaattaaaagggatttcacctttTTATAATGCACTTAAAacgatgccacctggaagcgtcagcgtgccacatgttcaaaaacttcacggcgttaactccATTTAATGaaaaggcttttattgattcaaattgacaaaattaaggatctaattgatcacttcaaaaattggaggatccaattgaaacaaacctccaaatatagggacctctgaacctattaaacctttttttttcttataattatttatgacgTGTATGTTCGTCTAGaacaatattaatgtttttggattatttgtaataatgtttaaaattgagttacttaaattgaaattagaatttgtcTTTACTTaaaatcttgatattttaatcctcaaatttaaaagaaaaaattaatatctttttaatttaattatgttaatttttttatatgtcaatATTTCATACTAATATTTTGTATGTTTACATTcacatgtttttctttcaatatctattaatatattatagaacacattttacacataaaaaaaaattaacgttaaccttaaatttttttttaggcctaactcaattccacaaaatcgatttgtaagatgaggtctgcactccacttatatatatatatatatatatatatatatatatatattataaattggctttatttctagtcgatgtaggacttccaacacacctcctcacgccgaggtatatacatctcgagcgtgagattagatattaatgggtggtccgataacggcccaatagcgggtgaaacaatatgcccaacaaatatcgctaggataggctctaaccataacTCTGATACCAAGTTAAAAGCCGGTTTTATACctaattcaaccccacaaaaccagcttgtaaagTGAGGTCTGCAACCAGAGATATACTATAAATTAACCACGTATATTCTTTAAATTGTTGagttaaaatagttatatttcttcatttttaaagtttaaaaaacataatatattaaagttttaaatataaacaaatttctaTTTCGtcgaaaaactaaaataaattcttaactATTTAAAAGTTAACAATTATATGTTAAAACCAAACTacataatgtttttaaataaaatttctggaattttttaaatttatacggTTGTACATGATTGATCTGTATAGACTATCTATTTTAAGTAAAACATCTAGCAAGGATTATGTTTGTA
Coding sequences:
- the LOC106768489 gene encoding lachrymatory-factor synthase produces the protein MESTEEGSHEKWKGKAIAEVKGVKAEKVWPLLEDFFGLSKWYPTPMCIPVEGISGIPGCVRFCGGFKTPVDDDAKKSMNWTKQKLLSIDPARWTFTYCIVDSNVGFHSYLATWTVRPTAEGCEVEWLYEVEPVQGWKLEYLESFVDKGLHAMAKNMEQGLKNMEEALKSHKGQT